A part of Rhipicephalus microplus isolate Deutch F79 chromosome 8, USDA_Rmic, whole genome shotgun sequence genomic DNA contains:
- the LOC142768439 gene encoding uncharacterized protein LOC142768439: MALRREYPRDEDRAPSHRQESWAQEPSESQDGNNAAVFRERAGADPRERCSVASHDTASERFLAPQLQKPRSEHGTPDRRQQSQVRGYAESDSGPTSTSKATGEVQESSSVASSSSSFLVPRDVQGQFPMKGHRRTTGDFDNKPASEETSSNDESSRVASSGASEAASAYQSNTYGSEYVRAASLRHTTKDTRRRVTSVADETEGTSSRAQSYPVDPREGTSRATLSEPTHAESHLDIRLDCLHELRERINDATNQMFGQMSAEAEQLATDMLQLKMRIRERTRSTNDFIQDHAYFIHNLRVKMEKERMEERMERDRLRREKRGDKENGGKEIDKYNEGKVIEEVQTTV; the protein is encoded by the exons ATGGCGTTGCGGCGGGAGTATCCTCGCGATGAAGATCGCGCGCCAAGCCATCGCCAAGAATCGTGGGCGCAAGAACCTTCGGAATCGCAAGACGGCAACAACGCTGCCGTTTTCAGGGAGCGTGCCGGAGCCGATCCACGCGAACGATGCAGCGTGGCATCTCACGATACGGCGAGCGAGAGATTCCTGGCGCCGCAGCTCCAGAAGCCCCGGAGTGAGCATGGCACGCCCGATCGTCGTCAGCAGTCTCAGGTGCGAGGATATGCCGAATCTGATTCCGGCCCCACTTCGACTTCGAAAGCAACCGGAGAAGTTCAAGAGTCTAGTTCTGTTGCGTCCAGTAGCAGTTCTTTCCTGGTACCCCGAGACGTCCAAGGTCAATTTCCCATGAAGGGGCACCGACGAACTACAG GTGACTTTGACAACAAGCCTGCATCGGAAGAGACCTCCAGCAATGACGAGTCTTCAAGGGTTGCTTCCAGCGGAGCTAGCGAAGCAGCTTCTGCTTATCAGTCAAACACTTACGGAAGCGAATACGTTCGTGCTGCCTCCTTACGGCATACTACGAAAGATACACGCCGTCGTGTGACGTCTGTGGCCGATGAAACCGAGGGGACGTCATCTCGAGCGCAGTCGTACCCTGTAGACCCTCGCGAAGGAACAAGCAGAGCAACACTATCGGAGCCGACACATGCAGAAAGTCACTTGGACATACGCTTAGATTGCCTGCACGAACTAAGGGAGCGTATCAACGACGCCACAAACCAGATGTTTGGACAGATGAGCGCCGAGGCCGAACAACTGGCCACCGACATGCTACAGCTAAAAATGAGGATCAGGGAACGTACTCGTTCGACAAATGATTTCATCCAGGATCATGCTTACTTTATCCACAACCTACGAGTGAAAATGGAGAAGGAGAGAATGGAAGAGAGAATGGAGAGAGACAGATTAAGGAGAGAGAAAAGGGGGGACAAAGAGAACGGAGGAAAAGAAATTGACAAATACAATGAGGGGAAAGTAATTGAAGAAGTACAAACAACGGTTTGA